A section of the Salvelinus fontinalis isolate EN_2023a chromosome 33, ASM2944872v1, whole genome shotgun sequence genome encodes:
- the LOC129831715 gene encoding leucine-rich repeat-containing protein 51-like, translating to MYGAPVDLSFKCLSSMTDALTEEPNQGLRPLKRNAERKFCSRSLRLNNNIITDLSGFNNTVSAFLSEPSQLAWVDLSFNDISHIDPVLVELKELRVLYLHGNSICNLSEVDKLGALPFLHTLTLHGNTMENEGSNRGYVIAALPHLKKLDFSAVTRQERIMAQVWHRPGNRGKITRKNQDN from the exons ATGTATGGCGCTCCTGTGGATTTATCATTCAAATGCCTCAGCTCAATGACAG ACGCTCTGACGGAGGAGCCAAATCAGGGCTTGCGGCCACTGAAGCGAAATGCAGAGAGGAAGTTCTGCAGCCGCTCGCTGCGtctcaacaacaacatcatcacaGACTTGAGTGGCTTCAATAATACGGTCTCAGCCTTCCTCTCAGAGCCCTCACAGCTCGCCTGGGTCGACCTGTCCTTCAACGACATCTCACACATAGACCCA GTCCTGGTGGAGCTGAAGGAACTGCGGGTGTTGTATCTCCATGGTAACAGCATCTGTAACCTTTCAGAGGTGGATAAGCTGGGCGCCCTGCCCTTCCTCCATACACTCACCCTGCACGGCAACACCATGGAGAATGAGGGGAGCAACAG ggggtatGTGATTGCGGCTCTGCCTCACTTGAAGAAGTTGGACTTCAGTGCTGTAACACGGCAGGAGCGAATCATGGCCCAGGTCTGGCATCGCCCCGGAAACCGTGGCAAAATCACTAGGAAGAACCAGGACAACTGA
- the LOC129831712 gene encoding secreted frizzled-related protein 2-like, translated as MAQLIISLCVLVSICLASVLTKDSSVQFASDSLSTSTVRSVCKPIPSTLSLCHGVGYREMRLPNLLGHDSLKEAQQQSAAWLPLVSKLCHRDTRKFLCSLFAPVCLPEGAVRPCRGLCEAVRDGCLPVMSAFGFPWPNMFNCTRFPRETHLCIPTTTLVTERAWKEEGHEEASKGTAICGACSLAAEGEIDNQNTFCKSPYAFKLRIGSVSVVQGDRRLVPLARSRILRWEGGGAEKAEGVGGAMAYSALWLQEGGTCTCPALEEADVGEGKESLAGVWYLGLADTQEGRLVLTRLVRWRRSDKELKKFVRRLLKQPC; from the exons ATGGCTCAGCTGATAATATCGCTTTGCGTGTTGGTGTCTATTTGTCTCGCCTCGGTTTTGACCAAAGACAGCTCCGTTCAGTTTGCGTCCGACAGTCTTAGTACCTCCACGGTTCGCTCGGTGTGTAAGCCCATCCCCAGCACACTTTCTCTGTGCCACGGCGTCGGTTACCGGGAGATGCGGCTTCCCAACCTGCTGGGGCACGACTCGTTGAAAGAAGCCCAGCAACAGTCGGCCGCGTGGCTACCGTTGGTCTCCAAACTCTGCCACCGGGATACCAGGAAGTTCTTGTGCTCGCTCTTCGCCCCGGTGTGCTTACCGGAGGGGGCCGTGCGCCCCTGCCGTGGGCTGTGCGAGGCTGTGAGGGACGGTTGTCTTCCGGTGATGAGCGCGTTCGGGTTCCCGTGGCCCAACATGTTCAACTGCACCCGGTTCCCGCGCGAGACCCATCTCTGCATTCCCACCACGACCCTAGTCACAGAGCGTGCATGGAAGGAAGAGGGACACGAGGAGGCATCAAAGG GAACAGCGATCTGTGGTGCATGCAGTCTGGCTgctgagggagagatagacaacCAGAACACCTTCTGCAAGAGTCCATATG cctttaAACTGCGTATTGGAAGTGTTTCTGTAGTGCAGGGTGACCGCAGGTTAGTCCCTCTGGCCCGGAGTCGCATCCTGAGGTGGGAGGGTGGAGGCGCAGAGAAGGCCGAGGGCGTCGGGGGGGCCATGGCCTACAGTGCCCTTTGGTTGCAGGAGGGGGGTACCTGCACCTGTCCTGCCCTGGAGGAGGCAGATGtgggggaggggaaggagtccCTGGCTGGGGTGTGGTACCTGGGCCTTGCTGACACACAGGAGGGCAGGCTGGTCCTCACTAGGCTggtgaggtggaggaggagcGACAAAGAACTCAAGAAGTTCGTCAGGAGACTGCTCAAACAACCCTGCTGA
- the LOC129831716 gene encoding ragulator complex protein LAMTOR1-like isoform X1 yields the protein MGCCYSSENENTEQDPDVYKPLIPHPNPDSKPLNSTEWSSASVPSARTDEQALLTSILTKTALNIIDVSAADSQGMEQHEYMDKARQYSTKLALLSNSLSQKKPLPLPSLTSQPHQVLASDLVPYSDVQQVSKIAAYAYSAISQIKVDAKEELVVQFAIP from the exons ATGGGttgctgttatagcagcgaaaACGAGAACACCGAGCAG GACCCTGACGTGTATAAGCCGCTGATCCCCCACCCGAACCCCGACAGCAAGCCCCTCAACAGTACAGAATGGAGCTCCGCCAGTGTACCCTCAGCACGCACAGACGAACAGGCCCTACTCACATCCATCCTCACCAAGACAGCCCT GAACATTATTGATGTCTCGGCTGCAGACTCTCAAGGCATGGAGCAGCATGAGTACATGGACAAAGCTCGGCAATACAG TACAAAACTGGCATTGTTGAGTAACAGTCTGTCTCAGAAGaagcccctccctctcccttcactCACCAGCCAGCCGCACCAAGTGCTCGCTAGTGATCTGGTGCCATACTCCGATGTACAACAG GTGTCCAAGATAGCTGCCTATGCTTACAGTGCAATCTCTCAGATCAAGGTGGACGCTAAAGAAGAACTAGTGGTTCAATTTGCCATCCCCTGA
- the LOC129831716 gene encoding ragulator complex protein LAMTOR1-like isoform X2 has protein sequence MGCCYSSENENTEQDPDVYKPLIPHPNPDSKPLNSTEWSSASVPSARTDEQALLTSILTKTALNIIDVSAADSQGMEQHEYMDKARQYSTKLALLSNSLSQKKPLPLPSLTSQPHQVLASDLVPYSDVQQVNTRTHARTPGV, from the exons ATGGGttgctgttatagcagcgaaaACGAGAACACCGAGCAG GACCCTGACGTGTATAAGCCGCTGATCCCCCACCCGAACCCCGACAGCAAGCCCCTCAACAGTACAGAATGGAGCTCCGCCAGTGTACCCTCAGCACGCACAGACGAACAGGCCCTACTCACATCCATCCTCACCAAGACAGCCCT GAACATTATTGATGTCTCGGCTGCAGACTCTCAAGGCATGGAGCAGCATGAGTACATGGACAAAGCTCGGCAATACAG TACAAAACTGGCATTGTTGAGTAACAGTCTGTCTCAGAAGaagcccctccctctcccttcactCACCAGCCAGCCGCACCAAGTGCTCGCTAGTGATCTGGTGCCATACTCCGATGTACAACAGgtgaacacacgcacacatgctcgCACACCAGGGGTGTAA